The following are encoded together in the Sus scrofa isolate TJ Tabasco breed Duroc unplaced genomic scaffold, Sscrofa11.1 Contig2639, whole genome shotgun sequence genome:
- the LOC100152520 gene encoding olfactory receptor 5V1-like, whose translation MDGKNQTALSEFIILGFSNLNQLQFLLFTIFFLTYICTLGGNTFIILVTVVDPRLHTPMYHFLGNLAFLDICYTTTNVPQMMAHLLSEKKSISYGGCMAQLFAFIFFVGSECLLLAAMAYDRYVAICKPLRYSVIMNKVLYSQLAASCWSGGFLNSAVHTVLAFRLPFCGNNQINYFFCDIPPLLVLSCGDTSVNELALLSIGVVIGWTPFLCIVLSYLYIISTILRIRSSKGRQKAFSTCASHLTIVLLYYGSAIFTYVRPISSYSLEKDRLISVLYSVVTPMLNPIIYTLRNKDIKEAMKAVGRKWQLPLLSFDV comes from the coding sequence ATGGATGGAAAGAATCAAACAGCTCTGTCTGAATTCATCATTTTGGGATTCTCCAATCTAAACCAACTGCAGTTTTTACTCTTCACCATCTTCTTCCTGACCTATATCTGTACTTTAGGAGGAAATACATTCATTATCTTGGTGACTGTGGTTGATCCACGTCTACATACACCCATGTACCATTTCCTAGGGAACCTGGCCTTTCTTGACATCTGCTATACCACCACCAACGTCCCCCAGATGATGGCGCATCTTCTGTCAGAGAAGAAGAGCATTTCTTATGGGGGATGCATGGCTCaactttttgcatttattttctttgtgggatCAGAGTGTCTCCTCCTGGCAGCAATGGCATATGATCGCTACGTTGCAATCTGTAAGCCCTTGAGGTATTCAGTTATTATGAACAAGGTTCTGTATAGCCAGTTAGCAGCCTCCTGCTGGTCTGGTGGTTTCCTCAATTCAGCGGTGCACACAGTACTGGCATTCCGCCTGCCCTTCTGTGGCAACAATCAGATTAATTATTTCTTCTGTGATATACCTCCTTTGTTGGTCTTGTCTTGCGGGGACACTTCTGTCAATGAATTGGCACTACTATCCATTGGGGTGGTCATTGGTTGGACTCCTTTCCTGTGTATTGTCCTTTCCTACCTCTATATTATCTCCACCATCTTGAGGATCCGATCCTCCAAGGGGAGACAaaaggccttttccacctgtgcctcccacctGACCATTGTCCTTCTCTATTACGGCAGCGCCATCTTCACATACGTACGGCCCATCTCATCTTACTCACTGGAGAAAGACAGACTCATCTCAGTATTGTATAGTGTTGTCACTCCCATGCTAAACCCTATAATTTACACACTGAGGAATAAAGACATCAAAGAAGCTATGAAAGCTGTGGGGAGAAAGTGGCAGCTGCCACTTCTTTCTTTCGATGTGTAA